A window of the Gossypium hirsutum isolate 1008001.06 chromosome A05, Gossypium_hirsutum_v2.1, whole genome shotgun sequence genome harbors these coding sequences:
- the LOC107957635 gene encoding pentatricopeptide repeat-containing protein At1g71460, chloroplastic-like: NKTIPQNPRLRKIPTQTSTKRTKFPRKRRRNPPSLPFFQKAPSSPSLPLHSKNPQAIYKDIQAFARQNKLKEALAILDYVDQQGIPVNPTTFSSLLASCVRLKSLTHGRQIHAHIRTNGLENNEFLRAKLAHMYTSCGSIEDAQRVFDECTSNNAYSWNALLRGSVVSGRKRYLDVLSTFSEMRSLAVNLNEYTFSTVLKSFAGASAFRQGLKAHALLIKYGFINSSMLRTGLIDLYFKCGKIKLAHRVFEEIPERDIVLWGTVIAGFAHNRMQREALNYARWMIGEGIYPNSVILTTILPVIGEVWARKIGQEVHAYVVKTKSYSKQLSIQSGLIDMYCKCGDMESGRQVFYCSGERNAISWTALMSGYISNGRLEQALRSVVWMQQEGFKPDVVTVATVLPVCAQLRALNHGMEIHAYAVKNCFFPNVSIVTSLMIMYSKCGVLDYSLKLFNGLEARNVISWTAMIESYAESGCLPEAIGVFRSMQLSKHRPDSVVMARMLNICGELKAIKLGKEIHGQVLKKDFESIPSVSAEMVKMYGACGLMSNAKLVFDAVRVKGSMTWTAIIEAHGYNDLCEGAISLFHQMISDGFTPNHFTFKVVLSICRKAGLVDEACQIFSVMTRKYKVKVSEEHYCIMIELLNMSGRFEEAERFIQMKSLSS, encoded by the coding sequence aacaaaacaattcCGCAGAATCCAAGGCTCCGCAAGATCCCCACCCAAACCTCCACAAAACGAACAAAATTTCCCCGCAAAAGAAGAAGGAACCCGCCTTCATTGCCCTTCTTTCAGAAAGCTCCATCTTCCCCCTCTTTACCTCTCCACTCCAAGAATCCACAGGCTATTTACAAAGATATTCAAGCATTCGCTAGACAAAACAAGCTCAAAGAAGCCCTCGCTATTTTAGACTACGTTGATCAACAAGGCATCCCTGTAAATCCCACCACCTTCTCTTCCCTCCTTGCTTCTTGCGTTCGTTTAAAATCCTTAACCCATGGAAGACAAATCCACGCTCATATTCGGACCAATGGTCTCGAAAACAACGAGTTCCTACGTGCCAAACTTGCCCATATGTACACTTCGTGTGGTTCCATTGAAGATGCCCAAAGGGTGTTCGATGAATGTACTAGCAACAACGCTTATTCCTGGAATGCTTTGCTTAGAGGTAGTGTTGTGTCGGGTAGAAAACGGTATTTGGATGTGCTTTCTACGTTTTCTGAAATGAGGTCATTGGCGGTAAATTTGAACGAGTACACTTTCTCTACTGTTCTTAAGAGCTTCGCCGGTGCATCAGCATTTAGACAAGGTTTAAAGGCTCATGCCCTTTTGATTAAATACGGTTTCATTAATAGTTCTATGCTTAGGACTGGTTTGATCGACTTATATTTTAAATGCGGAAAGATTAAGCTCGCTCACCGCGTGTTTGAGGAAATCCCTGAGAGAGATATTGTTCTGTGGGGGACGGTGATTGCTGGTTTTGCACATAATAGGATGCAAAGGGAAGCTTTGAATTATGCTAGATGGATGATAGGTGAAGGCATATACCCCAATTCTGTTATACTCACTACGATACTTCCAGTGATTGGGGAAGTTTGGGCTCGGAAAATAGGCCAGGAGGTCCATGCTTATGTGGTTAAGACGAAGAGTTATTCGAAGCAGTTGTCTATTCAGTCAGGTTTAATTGATATGTACTGCAAGTGTGGTGATATGGAATCGGGCAGGCAAGTTTTCTATTGCTCTGGAGAAAGGAATGCGATTTCTTGGACCGCTTTGATGTCGGGATACATATCGAATGGGAGGCTTGAGCAGGCTTTGAGATCGGTTGTATGGATGCAGCAGGAAGGGTTTAAGCCCGATGTTGTCACGGTTGCCACAGTTCTTCCTGTTTGTGCCCAATTGAGGGCTCTCAATCATGGGATGGAGATTCATGCGTATGCTGTAAAGAATTGTTTCTTTCCCAATGTATCTATTGTTACTTCCCTGATGATTATGTACTCAAAGTGTGGTGTTTTAGATTATTCTTTGAAGTTGTTTAATGGTTTAGAGGCAAGGAATGTAATTTCATGGACGGCCATGATTGAGTCATATGCAGAGAGTGGATGTTTACCTGAAGCAATCGGTGTGTTTAGGTCAATGCAGTTGTCGAAACACAGGCCGGACTCAGTGGTAATGGCAAGGATGTTGAACATTTGCGGTGAGCTTAAAGCTATAAAGCTTGGGAAGGAGATTCATGGACAAGTCTTGAAGAAAGATTTCGAGTCGATTCCTTCCGTTTCAGCAGAGATGGTTAAGATGTACGGTGCTTGTGGATTAATGAGCAATGCAAAGTTAGTATTTGATGCAGTCCGCGTTAAGGGTTCTATGACATGGACTGCCATTATAGAGGCTCATGGATATAATGATCTTTGTGAAGGGGCAATCAGTCTTTTTCATCAAATGATATCTGATGGTTTCACTCCAAACCATTTCACTTTCAAAGTGGTATTATCGATTTGCAGAAAGGCTGGATTAGTTGATGAGGCTTGCCAAATATTCAGTGTAATGACTCGTAAATATAAAGTCAAGGTATCCGAAGAGCATTATTGTATTATGATCGAGCTTCTTAATATGTCTGGTCGCTTTGAGGAGGCTGAAAGATTCATCCAGATGAAATCTCTATCatcttaa